A stretch of the Fodinicurvata sediminis DSM 21159 genome encodes the following:
- a CDS encoding cisplatin damage response ATP-dependent DNA ligase produces the protein MERFAFLLDRLSLTPGRNDKLRLMANYFTHAPDPDRGWALGAMTGTLDFRSAKPAQVRALAEARHDPVLFRWSHDYVGDLAETVSLIWQGRAGANRPPELNEIVERLQGASRAEVPALLEGWLDALDATGRWALLKFITGGLRVGVSERLAKTALAEFGNCAVGEIEEVWHGLSPPYEDLFAWLEGQGARPEPDRSAAFRPLMLAHPLEEREVESLELENFAVEWKWDGIRVQLVAYDGKARLFSRTGEEISHSFPDVLEGVDFEGVLDGELLVVREGTVAPFNDLQQRLNRKSVTAAGLRKHPAHIRLYDLLYEGDEDLRDLSFTERRRRLEDWYACHWPPRMDLSPLVRADNMDSLARLRAEARKQSLEGLMLKRRDSRYVAGRPRGLWYKWKRDPLSLDAVLMYAQRGHGKRSSFYSDYTFGAWTEAGELVPVGKAYSGYTDEELKKLDKWVRDHTVDRFGPVRAVAPRLVFEVVFDAVQPSTRHKSGLAMRFPRISRIRWDKPAAEADRLETLQKLVEG, from the coding sequence ATGGAGCGTTTTGCCTTCCTGCTCGATCGCCTCAGCTTGACTCCCGGGCGCAATGACAAGCTGCGCCTGATGGCGAACTACTTCACGCATGCGCCGGACCCGGATCGCGGTTGGGCACTGGGGGCGATGACCGGCACGCTAGATTTCCGCAGCGCCAAGCCCGCTCAGGTGCGCGCCCTGGCCGAGGCGCGCCACGATCCCGTCCTGTTTCGCTGGTCGCACGACTACGTGGGCGACCTGGCCGAGACCGTCTCGCTGATCTGGCAGGGCCGCGCCGGCGCCAACCGCCCGCCAGAGCTGAACGAGATCGTCGAGCGCCTGCAGGGGGCATCCCGGGCCGAGGTGCCTGCCTTGTTGGAAGGTTGGCTGGATGCGCTGGACGCTACCGGACGTTGGGCACTTCTGAAGTTCATCACCGGCGGCCTGCGCGTCGGTGTTTCCGAACGGCTGGCCAAGACGGCCCTGGCCGAGTTCGGTAACTGCGCCGTGGGCGAGATTGAGGAGGTCTGGCACGGCCTCTCTCCGCCTTATGAAGATCTCTTTGCCTGGCTTGAAGGGCAGGGTGCGCGTCCCGAGCCGGACCGCAGCGCCGCCTTCCGGCCGCTGATGCTGGCCCATCCGCTGGAGGAGCGCGAGGTGGAGAGCCTGGAGCTGGAGAACTTCGCCGTGGAGTGGAAGTGGGACGGCATCCGTGTGCAGCTGGTCGCCTATGACGGCAAGGCCCGGCTGTTCAGCCGCACGGGCGAAGAGATCAGCCACAGCTTCCCCGACGTGCTTGAGGGCGTGGATTTTGAGGGCGTTCTAGACGGCGAGCTGCTGGTGGTGCGCGAGGGCACCGTGGCGCCCTTCAACGACTTGCAGCAGCGCCTGAACCGCAAGTCCGTGACGGCGGCTGGACTGCGCAAGCATCCGGCCCATATCCGCCTCTATGACCTGCTGTACGAGGGTGACGAGGACCTGCGTGATCTTTCCTTCACTGAGCGCCGCCGCCGGCTCGAGGACTGGTATGCCTGTCACTGGCCACCGCGCATGGACCTCTCGCCTCTGGTGAGAGCCGACAACATGGACAGCCTGGCCCGCTTGCGCGCCGAGGCACGCAAGCAAAGCCTGGAGGGCCTGATGCTCAAGCGCCGTGACAGCCGCTATGTCGCCGGTCGGCCGCGCGGCCTCTGGTACAAGTGGAAACGTGACCCGCTGTCGCTGGACGCCGTGCTGATGTATGCCCAGCGCGGGCACGGGAAGCGCAGTTCCTTCTATTCCGACTACACCTTCGGCGCCTGGACCGAGGCAGGCGAGCTTGTGCCCGTGGGCAAGGCCTATTCCGGCTACACGGACGAAGAACTGAAGAAGCTGGACAAGTGGGTGCGCGATCATACCGTGGACCGCTTCGGCCCGGTGCGCGCCGTTGCCCCCAGGTTGGTCTTCGAGGTGGTCTTCGATGCCGTCCAGCCCTCGACCCGCCACAAGTCCGGACTGGCCATGCGCTTCCCGCGCATCAGCCGCATCCGCTGGGACAAGCCTGCCGCGGAGGCGGACCGGCTGGAGACCCTGCAGAAGCTGGTGGAGGGGTAG
- a CDS encoding ligase-associated DNA damage response exonuclease, whose product MSVNRLLPESWLYVTDQGIYCAPGDFHIDPHRAVPRALVTHGHADHARPGHDRVLATAETLSIMRSRYKDKSGREQQALAYGEGIEIGEVRVQLVPAGHVLGSAQAVLEHRGQRIVVSGDYKRRADPTCAPFEPVPCDVFITEATFGLPVFRHPEPEREVDKLLNSLRLFPERTHVVGVYALGKAQRVIALLRRAGYDAPIYIHGALQELCELYRAHGVALGELRPATASQKEEMAGALVLAPPSAIADRWARRLSEPVIAMASGWMQVRQRARQRGVELPLMISDHADWDELTRTFADVGAPEIWVTHGNEEALIHFAQQQGLPARALSLIGRGDEEQEAV is encoded by the coding sequence ATGTCCGTAAACCGACTTCTGCCCGAAAGCTGGCTCTACGTGACCGACCAGGGGATCTACTGCGCGCCCGGCGATTTTCACATCGATCCGCATCGCGCCGTACCGCGTGCGTTGGTGACTCACGGCCATGCCGACCATGCGCGGCCTGGCCATGACCGGGTCCTGGCCACGGCCGAGACGCTGTCCATCATGCGCAGCCGCTACAAGGACAAGTCAGGTCGTGAACAGCAGGCGCTGGCCTATGGTGAAGGGATCGAGATCGGCGAGGTTCGGGTGCAGCTTGTGCCGGCGGGCCATGTGCTGGGCTCGGCCCAGGCGGTGCTGGAGCACCGGGGCCAGCGCATCGTGGTCTCCGGCGACTACAAGCGGCGGGCGGATCCCACCTGTGCGCCCTTCGAGCCGGTGCCCTGCGACGTCTTCATCACCGAGGCCACCTTTGGCCTGCCGGTCTTCCGACATCCAGAGCCGGAGCGGGAGGTGGACAAGCTGCTCAACTCCCTGCGTCTCTTCCCTGAACGCACGCATGTTGTTGGCGTCTATGCCCTGGGCAAGGCGCAGCGTGTCATCGCACTCCTGCGCCGTGCCGGCTATGATGCGCCGATCTACATCCATGGTGCGCTGCAGGAGCTGTGCGAGCTCTATCGTGCCCACGGGGTTGCACTGGGCGAACTGCGCCCGGCCACCGCCAGCCAGAAGGAGGAGATGGCGGGCGCTCTGGTGCTGGCCCCGCCCTCGGCCATTGCCGACCGCTGGGCCAGGCGGTTGAGCGAGCCGGTGATCGCCATGGCTTCGGGCTGGATGCAGGTGCGCCAGCGGGCCCGCCAGCGTGGCGTGGAGCTGCCGCTGATGATCTCCGACCATGCCGACTGGGACGAACTGACCAGAACCTTCGCCGATGTGGGTGCGCCTGAAATCTGGGTGACCCACGGCAACGAGGAGGCACTGATCCATTTTGCGCAGCAGCAGGGGCTGCCCGCCCGGGCCCTGTCGCTGATCGGCCGTGGCGACGAGGAGCAGGAGGCCGTCTGA
- a CDS encoding acyl-CoA synthetase has protein sequence MNASSEKHSIFDRDLDPNAANHVPLTPLTYLAWAERVYGPRTAVVDGPQSLTYREMASRCRRLASALNRRGIGRGDTVAVMAPNSLALLEAHYGVPMAGAVVNALNVRLGARELAFILDHGEARVLLTDRELSPVIVEALSLMEGPRPLVVDIDPPHVDSGERIGETDYDSLLGEGDPAFDHWLPDDEWDAIALNYTSGTTGNPKGVVYHHRGAQLNAAANVMSFRLGPESVYLWTLPMFHCNGWTYTWAVTCAGGTHICIRRPDPALIFPAIAEHQVTHLCAAPIVLNMLIHAPDEVKRVFDHRVQVATGGAAPPSSVIARMEEMGFALTHLYGLTETYGPSMLCAWQPGLDAMPLEERAGFVARQGVPHQMISDLQVMDPMEMIPVPPDGETVGELMIRGNTVHKGYLKNPAASAEAFGDGWYHTGDLAVVHPDGYVQIKDRAKDVIISGGENISSLEIEEVLYSHPEIIEAAVVAVPHEKWGETPHAVVTPREGSALTAEEVISWCRQNLARYKCPSYVTFGELPKTSTGKIQKYVLREQLCR, from the coding sequence ATGAACGCAAGCTCTGAGAAGCACTCGATCTTCGACCGGGACCTGGACCCCAACGCCGCGAACCACGTTCCGTTGACGCCGCTCACCTATCTTGCCTGGGCGGAACGGGTCTATGGACCACGCACCGCCGTGGTCGATGGCCCCCAGAGTCTCACCTACCGGGAAATGGCATCGCGTTGCCGCCGCCTGGCCTCGGCGCTCAACCGGCGCGGGATCGGCAGGGGCGATACCGTGGCTGTCATGGCGCCCAACAGCCTGGCACTGCTGGAGGCGCACTACGGCGTGCCCATGGCCGGCGCCGTCGTGAATGCGCTGAATGTGCGCCTGGGTGCCCGGGAACTGGCCTTCATCCTGGATCATGGCGAGGCCAGGGTTCTGCTGACGGATCGTGAGCTTTCCCCTGTGATCGTGGAAGCATTGTCCTTGATGGAAGGCCCGCGCCCGCTGGTCGTGGATATCGACCCGCCACATGTGGACAGCGGCGAACGGATCGGCGAGACGGACTACGACAGCCTGCTGGGTGAAGGAGATCCTGCCTTCGACCACTGGCTGCCGGATGACGAGTGGGACGCCATCGCGCTCAATTACACCTCGGGCACCACGGGCAATCCAAAGGGGGTCGTCTATCATCATCGCGGCGCACAGTTGAACGCTGCGGCAAATGTCATGAGTTTCCGGCTCGGTCCCGAGAGCGTCTATCTATGGACCCTGCCCATGTTCCACTGCAACGGCTGGACCTATACCTGGGCCGTGACCTGCGCCGGCGGCACGCACATCTGCATCCGCCGGCCCGATCCGGCCCTGATCTTTCCCGCCATTGCCGAACACCAGGTCACTCACCTCTGTGCCGCGCCGATCGTGCTCAACATGCTGATCCATGCGCCGGACGAGGTGAAACGCGTCTTTGATCACAGGGTCCAGGTGGCGACGGGCGGCGCGGCCCCGCCGAGCAGCGTGATCGCGCGTATGGAGGAGATGGGCTTCGCGCTCACCCATCTCTACGGGCTGACTGAGACCTATGGGCCCTCCATGCTCTGTGCCTGGCAGCCGGGCCTGGATGCGATGCCGCTCGAGGAGCGGGCGGGCTTCGTCGCACGCCAGGGTGTGCCGCATCAGATGATCTCGGACCTGCAGGTCATGGACCCCATGGAGATGATCCCGGTGCCCCCGGACGGCGAGACGGTGGGGGAGTTGATGATCCGCGGGAACACCGTCCACAAGGGCTATCTGAAGAATCCGGCGGCCAGCGCAGAAGCCTTTGGCGATGGCTGGTACCACACGGGTGACCTGGCCGTGGTGCATCCCGACGGCTATGTCCAGATCAAGGACCGTGCCAAGGACGTGATCATCTCGGGCGGCGAGAACATCTCCTCGCTGGAAATCGAGGAAGTGCTCTACAGCCATCCCGAAATCATCGAGGCTGCAGTGGTGGCGGTGCCGCACGAGAAATGGGGCGAGACGCCCCATGCGGTGGTCACGCCGCGGGAGGGCAGCGCCTTGACCGCGGAGGAGGTGATCTCCTGGTGCCGCCAGAATCTTGCGCGTTACAAGTGCCCGAGTTACGTGACCTTTGGCGAACTGCCAAAGACCTCAACCGGCAAGATCCAGAAGTACGTTCTGCGCGAGCAGTTGTGCCGGTAG
- a CDS encoding DUF6285 domain-containing protein has product MTPDRPDVTALLATARAALKDEILPALPEERRLDMLMVLSVMGLAERALQDSTDALPLRQEARLAALAGEKADAAALARAIRGGDWDELARSEQLYRALVEDTRDRLARANPKYLAALEKGNQG; this is encoded by the coding sequence ATGACTCCGGATCGCCCCGATGTCACCGCACTGCTTGCGACGGCGCGCGCCGCTCTCAAGGACGAGATCCTGCCGGCCCTGCCGGAAGAACGGCGCCTGGACATGCTGATGGTGCTGAGCGTCATGGGGCTGGCGGAGCGGGCCCTGCAGGACAGCACGGACGCGCTGCCGCTGCGCCAGGAGGCGCGCCTGGCGGCGCTGGCGGGGGAGAAGGCGGATGCCGCCGCACTTGCCCGGGCGATACGCGGTGGGGACTGGGACGAGCTCGCGCGGTCCGAGCAGCTTTACAGGGCACTTGTCGAGGACACGCGAGACCGACTGGCACGTGCGAACCCGAAATACCTGGCTGCGCTCGAAAAGGGAAACCAAGGGTGA
- a CDS encoding phosphotransferase family protein encodes MSLDQSALSRLESHLAEAFDAQQVQVTAQEKLSGGAIQENWAVDVAVTGGPREGTHAWVLRTDSASGVALSHSRLEEFALLKAAWKAGVCVPEPIHHSTDRAVLGKDFCLMRRVGGTAVGQKLVKDDTLASGDKEGLAEALGRELARIHTITPATHSFDFLALPEETPALNELRAMYGYVDAIDRPEPALEWALRWLKLRLPENEEVVLAHRDFRTGNYMVDENGLTGILDWEFSGWSDPHEDIGWFCAMCWRFGRRDRPAGGIGSRAAFYHGYYNESGRQIDPAKVYWWEVFAHLRWAVIALQQAGRYLSGEEETLNLGLIGLRLPEIEIELLQMTAPGLDLPSTLNTEAVA; translated from the coding sequence ATGAGCCTGGATCAATCCGCCCTATCTCGACTGGAGAGCCATCTCGCGGAGGCGTTCGATGCGCAGCAGGTCCAGGTGACGGCGCAGGAGAAGCTGTCCGGTGGCGCCATTCAGGAGAACTGGGCCGTGGATGTCGCGGTCACCGGCGGACCCCGCGAGGGCACCCATGCCTGGGTGTTACGCACCGACAGCGCGAGCGGCGTGGCGCTCAGCCATTCGCGCCTGGAGGAGTTCGCCCTGCTCAAGGCCGCCTGGAAGGCCGGGGTTTGTGTGCCCGAGCCGATCCATCACAGCACGGATCGCGCGGTTCTGGGCAAGGACTTCTGCCTGATGCGGCGCGTCGGGGGCACGGCCGTGGGACAGAAGTTGGTCAAGGACGATACCCTGGCCAGCGGTGACAAGGAGGGTCTGGCGGAGGCGCTGGGACGCGAGCTGGCGAGGATCCACACGATCACACCCGCGACCCACAGCTTCGACTTTCTCGCCCTGCCGGAAGAAACCCCGGCGCTGAACGAGCTTCGGGCCATGTACGGCTACGTCGATGCCATCGACCGACCCGAGCCCGCCCTGGAATGGGCTTTGCGCTGGCTCAAGCTGCGGCTGCCCGAGAATGAGGAGGTCGTGCTTGCCCACCGGGATTTCCGCACCGGCAACTACATGGTGGACGAAAACGGACTGACGGGCATTCTCGACTGGGAGTTTTCCGGCTGGTCGGACCCGCACGAGGACATAGGCTGGTTCTGCGCCATGTGCTGGCGCTTCGGCAGGCGCGACAGACCGGCGGGCGGTATCGGCAGTCGCGCCGCTTTCTATCATGGCTATTACAACGAGAGCGGGCGCCAAATCGATCCGGCCAAGGTCTATTGGTGGGAGGTCTTCGCCCATCTGCGCTGGGCCGTCATCGCCTTGCAGCAGGCCGGGCGCTATCTGTCCGGTGAGGAAGAAACGCTGAACCTGGGATTGATCGGATTGCGCCTGCCGGAGATCGAGATCGAACTGTTGCAGATGACGGCCCCTGGACTGGACCTTCCCAGTACCCTGAATACGGAGGCGGTGGCATGA
- a CDS encoding acyl-CoA dehydrogenase family protein, which produces MDFALPEEVETLRQKVQSFVEAELLPLEADPGSYDAHENISEPLLARLREKAKAAGLWAPQMPASRGGLGLDVQAMAVFYEAANHSIFGPVCFNCAAPDDGNMILLEKVARDDQKSRWLQPIVDGAVRSSFVMTEPAPGSGSDPSMMQTTAERHGDLWRVHGRKWFITGAEVATHFILVARTSEDTRKGLTAFLFHRDDPNWEILRRIPIMGPEEHGGHCELEFDGLEIPDENRLMEVGDGLKATQIRLGTARLTHCMRWLGLAQRALQIAREYVEEREAFGMKLAERESVQMQLGEAAMRIEVGRLLTMRAAWTLDQGDKARKQISMAKIEVADALHQAVDTAIQLNGARGYSKDTILEWIYRYARQARLVDGASEVHKTVLNRFLRQEGQEFWRWGV; this is translated from the coding sequence ATGGATTTTGCACTGCCGGAGGAGGTCGAGACGCTGCGCCAGAAGGTGCAAAGCTTCGTCGAGGCCGAGCTTCTGCCCCTGGAGGCGGATCCGGGAAGCTATGACGCCCACGAAAACATTTCAGAGCCCTTGCTGGCACGCCTGCGCGAGAAGGCGAAGGCCGCCGGGCTCTGGGCGCCGCAGATGCCGGCCAGCCGGGGCGGACTGGGCCTGGACGTGCAGGCCATGGCCGTGTTCTACGAGGCAGCCAATCACTCGATCTTCGGTCCCGTCTGCTTCAACTGTGCAGCGCCCGACGACGGCAACATGATCCTGCTCGAGAAAGTGGCGCGCGACGACCAGAAGAGCCGCTGGCTGCAGCCCATCGTCGATGGCGCAGTACGCTCCTCCTTCGTCATGACCGAACCGGCTCCCGGGAGCGGATCGGATCCCTCGATGATGCAGACCACGGCCGAGCGGCATGGTGACCTTTGGCGCGTCCATGGCCGCAAATGGTTCATCACCGGTGCGGAAGTGGCGACTCATTTCATCCTGGTGGCGCGCACCTCGGAGGACACACGCAAGGGACTGACGGCCTTCCTGTTCCATCGCGACGACCCCAACTGGGAGATCCTGCGCCGAATCCCGATCATGGGACCGGAAGAGCACGGCGGGCACTGCGAACTGGAGTTCGATGGTCTGGAGATTCCCGACGAGAACCGGCTGATGGAGGTGGGCGACGGGCTGAAGGCCACCCAGATCCGCCTGGGCACGGCGCGCCTGACCCATTGCATGCGCTGGCTGGGACTGGCGCAGCGGGCGCTCCAGATCGCGCGCGAGTATGTCGAGGAACGCGAGGCCTTCGGCATGAAGCTGGCGGAACGCGAGTCGGTGCAGATGCAGCTGGGCGAGGCGGCCATGCGCATCGAGGTTGGCCGCCTGCTGACCATGCGGGCCGCCTGGACACTCGACCAGGGGGACAAGGCGCGCAAGCAGATCTCCATGGCCAAGATCGAGGTGGCAGATGCTCTGCACCAAGCGGTCGACACGGCCATACAGCTGAATGGCGCGCGCGGCTATTCCAAGGACACGATCCTGGAATGGATCTATCGCTATGCGCGCCAGGCTCGGCTGGTCGATGGCGCTTCGGAGGTGCACAAGACCGTGCTGAATCGCTTCCTGCGTCAGGAAGGCCAGGAATTCTGGCGCTGGGGGGTCTGA
- a CDS encoding SDR family NAD(P)-dependent oxidoreductase: MTLSSDLKDRLFVVTGASSGLGAHFAQVLSQAGARVALVARRREKLEALSDSLTSRSGAAPVIAEADIRNVSAIRAAVADIVEQAGVPDGLINNAGTVDTTKALEVTEEHWDSVLDTNLKGAWFFASATAEKMVEAGRTGTVVNIASITGLRPAGAVGPYAISKAGLAHMTRQLAVEWARHGIRVNALAPGYIETDLNREFFASEAGQALIKRVPQRRLGQLSDLDAPLLMLCDEASAYMTGAVIPVDGGHAVNAL; this comes from the coding sequence ATGACTTTATCAAGCGACCTGAAAGACAGGCTATTTGTCGTAACGGGTGCCTCCAGTGGCCTCGGGGCGCATTTTGCGCAAGTGCTGTCGCAAGCCGGGGCTCGGGTCGCCCTGGTGGCGCGCCGGCGGGAAAAGCTGGAGGCGCTGTCCGACAGTCTTACCAGTCGGTCGGGGGCGGCACCGGTCATTGCGGAAGCGGATATACGCAATGTCTCGGCCATTCGTGCCGCCGTGGCGGATATAGTCGAGCAGGCAGGGGTGCCGGACGGCCTGATCAACAATGCGGGCACAGTGGACACAACCAAGGCGCTGGAGGTGACGGAAGAGCACTGGGACAGCGTGCTGGACACGAACCTCAAGGGCGCCTGGTTCTTCGCGAGTGCGACGGCGGAGAAGATGGTGGAGGCCGGCCGGACCGGGACCGTGGTCAATATCGCCTCCATCACGGGCCTCCGCCCGGCAGGGGCCGTCGGTCCCTATGCCATCTCCAAGGCGGGGCTGGCCCATATGACACGCCAGCTTGCAGTCGAATGGGCGCGCCACGGCATTCGCGTGAACGCCCTGGCGCCCGGGTATATCGAAACGGATCTGAACCGGGAGTTCTTCGCCAGCGAAGCTGGACAGGCATTGATCAAGCGCGTGCCGCAACGCCGGCTCGGTCAGCTTTCGGACCTGGATGCGCCGCTGTTGATGCTCTGCGATGAGGCTTCCGCCTACATGACGGGAGCCGTCATCCCGGTCGACGGCGGCCATGCGGTCAACGCACTTTAG
- a CDS encoding ABC transporter substrate-binding protein yields MSIRITKPLGAALVGAGMTLSATASAQEPIQIGAIYILSGVGSTYGEFAQNGANLAIDEINEDGGVLDRPLEITFEDSQLEAQTAIQAMRKLVYQDGVDVLMGLDSSGVATGVVPVVPEVETPFIITHAATPDATGKLCNQWTYRNSVNIPQNIKGAAIMAEESGANSWTTVGPDYAFGHQSWEYFQRYLGELNPDATFSDEPSFPAFGTEDFTPFINTVMSAQPDGVFLSIWGSDLVNFTRQANDLGFFDEDFEVLMSLGAATEVLSALGEQMPTGITVGTRYWYGAYDNEMNKAFVEAYRERHETPPSYNAQNAYSAVYAYKAAIEKAGEVDKVAIRDALKGMSYQAPMGEVRFREGDNQALVAPTYGTTAEDPDSELRMLDPQRTFAAEDVTPPLSETGCNLGG; encoded by the coding sequence ATGAGCATACGAATTACCAAGCCGCTCGGCGCTGCACTTGTCGGTGCCGGCATGACTCTGAGCGCAACCGCTTCGGCACAAGAGCCGATTCAAATCGGCGCCATCTACATCCTTTCAGGCGTTGGTTCGACCTACGGCGAGTTCGCCCAGAACGGTGCCAATCTGGCCATCGACGAGATCAACGAGGACGGCGGCGTGCTCGATCGCCCGCTCGAGATCACCTTCGAGGACAGCCAGCTCGAGGCCCAGACCGCGATTCAGGCCATGCGCAAGCTTGTCTATCAGGACGGCGTGGACGTGCTGATGGGGCTTGATTCCAGTGGCGTCGCCACCGGGGTGGTGCCCGTGGTGCCCGAGGTGGAAACCCCCTTCATCATAACCCATGCGGCGACCCCGGACGCCACCGGCAAGCTGTGCAATCAGTGGACCTACCGCAACAGCGTCAACATCCCGCAGAACATCAAGGGCGCGGCGATCATGGCCGAGGAGAGCGGGGCGAACAGCTGGACCACCGTCGGCCCCGACTATGCCTTTGGCCACCAGTCCTGGGAGTATTTCCAGCGCTATCTGGGCGAACTCAACCCGGATGCAACCTTCTCCGACGAGCCCTCCTTCCCCGCCTTCGGGACTGAGGACTTCACGCCCTTCATCAACACGGTGATGTCCGCCCAGCCGGACGGCGTGTTCCTGTCGATCTGGGGCAGCGATCTTGTAAACTTCACGCGGCAGGCCAACGATCTCGGCTTCTTCGACGAGGATTTCGAGGTCCTGATGTCGCTCGGGGCCGCCACCGAGGTGCTCAGTGCTCTCGGTGAACAAATGCCCACCGGCATCACAGTCGGCACGCGCTATTGGTATGGTGCCTACGACAACGAGATGAACAAGGCCTTCGTCGAGGCCTATCGCGAACGTCATGAAACCCCGCCGAGCTACAACGCCCAGAATGCCTATTCCGCGGTCTATGCCTACAAGGCCGCCATCGAGAAGGCGGGCGAGGTCGACAAGGTGGCGATCCGCGATGCGCTCAAGGGCATGAGCTACCAGGCTCCCATGGGCGAAGTGCGTTTCCGGGAAGGCGACAACCAGGCCCTGGTCGCTCCCACCTATGGAACCACAGCGGAAGACCCCGACAGCGAACTGCGCATGCTTGACCCGCAACGCACGTTTGCTGCCGAGGACGTGACGCCGCCGCTCTCCGAGACCGGCTGCAACCTCGGCGGATAG
- a CDS encoding branched-chain amino acid ABC transporter permease, with protein sequence MESFIAALMNSLALGMLLFLIAIGLNIIFGVLNIINFAHGALYMLGAYITYTVAVLTGVSFWIALFAAPLIVAAIAVVIERVMLHRIYDRPITDSLLLTFALLLIIDETVRWIWGSTIHVVDPPVSLSGTVRLLGVQQPIYGLFVIAMGLIVGLGLWGFFSGTRAGKVMRAAAIDRKMSRLVGIDVPLVFTGVFALGAGIAGFGGAIAAPIRAISPAMGGNIIVESFIVVVIGGLGSFPGAFLGALVLGAINGFGSRYLPDLNLVMPFLGMALVLLLKPHGLMGRSTS encoded by the coding sequence GTGGAGAGCTTCATCGCCGCACTCATGAACAGCCTGGCTCTGGGGATGCTGCTGTTCCTCATCGCCATCGGCCTCAACATCATCTTCGGCGTTCTCAACATCATCAATTTCGCGCATGGCGCTCTCTACATGCTCGGTGCCTATATCACCTATACCGTGGCTGTACTCACGGGGGTGAGCTTCTGGATCGCGCTCTTCGCCGCGCCACTCATCGTGGCCGCTATCGCCGTGGTGATCGAGCGGGTTATGCTGCACAGGATTTACGACCGGCCGATCACCGACAGCCTGCTTCTGACCTTCGCCCTTCTGCTCATCATCGATGAGACGGTCCGCTGGATCTGGGGCAGCACGATCCACGTTGTCGATCCACCTGTCAGCCTGAGCGGGACAGTGCGGCTGCTCGGGGTCCAACAGCCCATCTACGGTCTGTTCGTGATCGCCATGGGCCTGATCGTCGGCCTCGGCCTTTGGGGCTTCTTCTCGGGCACGCGGGCCGGCAAGGTAATGCGCGCCGCAGCCATCGACCGGAAGATGTCGCGGCTGGTGGGCATCGACGTGCCGCTGGTGTTCACCGGGGTTTTTGCCCTGGGGGCTGGCATCGCGGGATTTGGTGGGGCGATTGCCGCACCGATCCGGGCGATCAGTCCGGCCATGGGCGGGAACATCATCGTCGAATCCTTCATCGTCGTGGTGATCGGCGGGCTTGGCAGTTTCCCGGGAGCCTTTCTCGGGGCACTGGTGCTAGGCGCGATCAACGGTTTCGGCTCCCGCTACCTGCCGGATCTCAACCTCGTGATGCCCTTCCTCGGAATGGCGCTGGTCCTCTTGCTGAAACCCCATGGCCTGATGGGGAGGTCGACCTCATGA